Genomic window (Cyprinus carpio isolate SPL01 chromosome B7, ASM1834038v1, whole genome shotgun sequence):
AAGAGATTGAACAGGATTCACGCTTTTTACTGTTTGTCGatgcagaaagaaaaagacaagactgtTTTATTAGAAAGGTAAACATAGGAAACGCCtcttagacaaaaacaaaacggTACATGCAGAATTACAGTGCATTCTTTGCACAATTTCTGGCGTTCCTGGACTTTGTCGGTCCACAGATTCTCATTTACATCACAACGATATCATCCCTTACAATGAAGCGCTTCACACCTTTCCCTTCAGTAGTgaaagtcaagattcacttgaGAGCAATTCATCAGTATGAATCAACTTGTTATGCTTGACAAATTACAGTATGACTGTGTGCAGAGAAACACGATTAGGCAGGCAGTTGCTGTAACAAACTGATTATAGAAAAATGTGCTTAATGTGTTATTGTGAATaacttttctcctttttttttttttttttttgcaaagtacaAAAATGTTTTCAGGGATCATTCTCAGCCTCGCACTTTCACTGAATTTATGGTTCTGTGAGGTAGCATTAAGtgagtgtatttttttcttcatttaaatgaatttatctAATTTcgtatcaaaatatattacactatctctttatgtttcatattttagcAACTCAACAAGAAGCTCCATGTAATATTATGGATGAAACCAACGTCAACCCTGAGGTTGCAAAACTTCTGGGCAGAATTAAATATGTTGCTCGAAGCTGCAAAGAAATTCGTGAGAAGTATCATGTTAATGATGGTACaatcttttctatttatttttgcgATCTTAAGCACCAAACTGCGTTTATTTGATTCATGAATACTTCTCTTCGATCAGACGGCCTGTACTATCTGATCTCATCAAGAGGGGTCCTTTACCAGACGTTCTGTGATATGACCATTGCTGGCGGCGGCTGGACGCTGGTGGCCAGTGTTCATGAAAACAACATGTATGGAAAGGGCACTGTTGGTGATCGCTGGTCTAGTCAGCAGGGCAGCAACCCATACCGGCCTGATGGTGACGGGACATGGGCAAACAGAGTCACATTTGGAGCTGCAGAAGCTGCTACAAGTGATGATTATAAGgtatttttatgacattaatgGTTTTACAGCCATGGCTCAACATAAAGGATATTAAGACACTGGACTGACAATCAAATGATGTTTATCTAGAATCTGAAACAGAACAAAACTGCattatataaagcactatataaatgaatctgacttgacttgacagaatCCTGGATATTTTGACATCGTGGCACAGGATGTGGCTGTGTGGCATGTTCCTAATAATAGTGAGCTGGAACACTGGACCACTGCCTCCATCCTGAGATACCACACTGAAAATCACTTCTTAACCCTACATGGAGGAAACCTTTTCAATTTATTCAAGGTTAAACAAACTTTGACaacatttttaagtttgaaaCATTGACAGACATATAGGCAAAGCTAAACGGATATTTATcttcatttttacagaaattccCTGTGAGGTTTGGAATTGGGACATGCATCGTTGATAATGGACCTGCGATTCCAATAGTGTATGATACTGGAAATACAATAACGACCGTAAATCTGTATGGTCCTTATCCAAGAGGTACAGCAATAcatcttcaaatattttttaaagaaagtagcTAAATTGATTGACAGTCATAAAATCTTTGTATTATTCAGTGATGCTATTATTTAAGCCATCATCACTTTTGTAATCTGATTACAGATCATCATCAATGATATATTCTGTGAATTTCTTTTTAGGAATATTTGAGCCAGGATTCATCACATTCAGAGTCTTAAATACTGAAAAGGCAGCTATGGCTATTTGTTCAGGTGTTAAACCAACTGGTTGTCACACCGAACATGTGAGTTAAAAATAATATGggttatttttaacaacattaatGAACAAAAATTGTGATATAATAATTCAGACAGACAATATTTCATGGTtgtgtaaaaaatgaaaagtgcatttacagtaaaataaatctaCAGCACTTATGTTATTTGAAGAAATGCACATTGTGTTGCTAGTAATGTACTCATATTGTTGCAGTTCTGTATTGGTGGAGGTGGACACTTTCCAGAAGGTGTCCCTAGACAGTGTGGGGACTTTACAAGCTTCGACTGGGATGGCTATGGTGCTCATACAGGATGGAGTGCTTCCAAAGAGATAACTGAAGCAGCTGTACTTCTCTTTTATCGCTGACACTCTGACAAGTCTAAAATCTTCACTGAATAACACCTGAATGTTATatgcacaaaatgtatttcattacaATATATATCCTTTATCCTTTATCATTCAGTCTGTACTCTAAGAATACATTTGCGTTCTTTGTGTTTGTGactgatggaaaaaaataacCTGTCAGATTAGCCATATATTGAGCCCTTTATATCTAACATACTTTAAACATACTTTCAGTGTTCATGCATTTCTTTTTACAAGTGTTCAAAAGTGGAACAAATGTATAATGTTTCAATAAAACAGTGGGCTGCCAATACTTATCAACAAGtcattttgacaatattttatgaatacatttGTGAAGATTTGCTCATAAATTTAAGCATTTAAGAGCTAGCATTCCTAGTTATTTATAAACACTCATTCTTTTTCcaaattctttatttatatatttattttatgttcttggacaggtatatttacacatatatgaTAAAGCATTGGAGAATAGGGATCCCTGACTACAATACTGCAAATGATAAGGATGTTTCATAGCATTGTAAACACTCAACATCATTTAATGTTATGGAGCATTTGAACAATATTCTAAATAATTGAAATGAATTAACCATCATCAGTCTGGATGACGTACTGTACAGTAAGCATACCCTTTCTCAAAGGCTACTTGTTGAGGTGTGAAGCATATTAGAGGATGTGCTGCTCAATCATGGTTTAAGTTTAACTGGGGCTGATGTCTCACTAGAGATACACTACAATGCCACAATCCTCTTGAAAGCAAACAATTGAAATTCTTGTAACAAAGATAACCTGTATATTTACAAAATTCAAGTTTGTATCActacaatataaaaaaagtgcatcaatatttaaaaaaacctcAAATAGTGAATGTCCACCTCTATTGTTATTTGAGACTGAAGAATGAGCatacagaaatacataaaatgctGATGTATAATTATTTAGAGTATTAGAGGAGAATA
Coding sequences:
- the LOC109092771 gene encoding intelectin-like, translated to MFSGIILSLALSLNLWFCEVALTTQQEAPCNIMDETNVNPEVAKLLGRIKYVARSCKEIREKYHVNDDGLYYLISSRGVLYQTFCDMTIAGGGWTLVASVHENNMYGKGTVGDRWSSQQGSNPYRPDGDGTWANRVTFGAAEAATSDDYKNPGYFDIVAQDVAVWHVPNNSELEHWTTASILRYHTENHFLTLHGGNLFNLFKKFPVRFGIGTCIVDNGPAIPIVYDTGNTITTVNLYGPYPRGIFEPGFITFRVLNTEKAAMAICSGVKPTGCHTEHFCIGGGGHFPEGVPRQCGDFTSFDWDGYGAHTGWSASKEITEAAVLLFYR